The DNA segment TGCGGCCGTTGCCGTACGCGTAAAACCCAACATTGGTCGACGCAGTTGAATGAATTTCGGTGCGCTTTTTTTTAAAAGCCGCACCGGTCGCAAGCTGCCTAGTCCAGCGAGATCACTGCCGCGACTCATTTGTAATAGCAGGTTTTCCGCTCGATCACTGGCGGTGTGGCCAGTTACTACGTCAGACCCATTAGCTTCGGCTAGGTTTGCGAGGCTGTCGTAGCGCCAGTTGCGAGCGGCTGCTTCTGTTCGAGGCAAATCTTTTGGTGCCTGATCGATCCGAAACACAAGACTTTGGGTATCACACCAATGGCCGAGCTCTGTTGCGATCCGGCAGGCCTCGCTATGCCAGCAGTGGTTGCCGTGCCATATTTTTAATGTCCACTGATGCAGTGGTAGTAGATCACGGAGCAGAGCTAACAGCGCCATTGAGTCCTGACCACCGGACACGGCTAATAGCAGTGCTTTCCTTTGGGGCAGTAGTTCTGGTGAATTGAGTAGCCGCTGATGTAGTTGGTGATGCCAGAATGTCCAGGGCAACGATTTGGAGTGATTCAACTCCACGATGTGAGAATTAGAAGATCGCTGTCTAGCCCATGTCTCGTCTTCAGCAACTGCCCGCCGCTTTAAGGCATAGCCTCGAGCAGCGGTCAACTCTTAAGGTGATAGCTGGTCTGATGAATTTTGATGCCGCTAGCGTGGAGAAAGTGGCTTACGCTGCAGGTCGGGGTGGAGCAGACCTAATTGATGTGGCCTGTCATCCTGAGTTGGTTAAGTTGGCTATCGCTTCCTCTGATGGTGTGCCAGTATGTGTATCGTCCGTGAAGCCGGAGCAGTTCCCTGCAGCTGTGACCGCAGGAGCAGTGGCGATAGAAATTGGTAACTTTGATGTTTTTTACCCCCAAGGCCGAATTTTTAGTGCTGATGAGGTTCTTAAGCTCGCTCGCCACGCTCGGCAATTACTGCCGAAAGTGACGTTGAGTGTTACTGTGCCCCACACTCTGCCGATGGATCAACAAGAACAGTTGGCAATTGATTTAGTAGCTGACGGCGTTGATTTAATTCAAACTGAAGGCAGCTTGGGTGCTAAGCCCTTCAGCGCTGGTAGCCTTGGCTTGATCGAGAAGGCCGCTCCCACTCTCGCTGCGGCCGCCAGTATTAGCCGTGTGTCGGCAGCTCCAGTGCTTTGCGCCTCTGGGCTCTCAGCTATTACGGCTCCTATGGCGATCGCTGCCGGTGCTGCCGGCGTGGGTGTCGGTTCCGCGGTAAACCGTCTCAATGACGATCTGGCAATGGTCGCAGCGGTACGGGGTTTGCGTGAATCCCTTGACAATTTTAGAGTTTTAGTAGGTGCGCAGATTTAAAACCGCTTTTAATCTAATAATCGTAGTGTTGGAGAGTGTAGTGGGACCTATTGGTTGGCTGCTGCAGTGGCCTATCAGGGCTTTAGTTCTTCTCCTCGTAGCAGCAATGCCGTTAGGGGTGGAGCTGTCAAGTTTCTCGACAGCTCTTGGATCCGCAGCGCTGATCGGCCTATTGGGAACTGTACTGATGATCCCGCTAAAGCTAGTGCTCGCTTTACCTTGGGCTCTTGTTAGTCTCGGTGGTTTGATTACTCCAATTAACTGGCTGTTCAACTGGTTGATTGCGGTGATTTTGTTCAGCCTTACGGCCTTTTTGATTGATGGGTTCCGTTTGAAGAACGGGCTCTCCAGTGCAGTGCTGGGTGCTATGGCTTAC comes from the Synechococcus sp. M16CYN genome and includes:
- a CDS encoding phage holin family protein, giving the protein MGPIGWLLQWPIRALVLLLVAAMPLGVELSSFSTALGSAALIGLLGTVLMIPLKLVLALPWALVSLGGLITPINWLFNWLIAVILFSLTAFLIDGFRLKNGLSSAVLGAMAYGVLSTLFIHLLDLG
- a CDS encoding DUF561 domain-containing protein, with product MSRLQQLPAALRHSLEQRSTLKVIAGLMNFDAASVEKVAYAAGRGGADLIDVACHPELVKLAIASSDGVPVCVSSVKPEQFPAAVTAGAVAIEIGNFDVFYPQGRIFSADEVLKLARHARQLLPKVTLSVTVPHTLPMDQQEQLAIDLVADGVDLIQTEGSLGAKPFSAGSLGLIEKAAPTLAAAASISRVSAAPVLCASGLSAITAPMAIAAGAAGVGVGSAVNRLNDDLAMVAAVRGLRESLDNFRVLVGAQI
- the tilS gene encoding tRNA lysidine(34) synthetase TilS; protein product: MELNHSKSLPWTFWHHQLHQRLLNSPELLPQRKALLLAVSGGQDSMALLALLRDLLPLHQWTLKIWHGNHCWHSEACRIATELGHWCDTQSLVFRIDQAPKDLPRTEAAARNWRYDSLANLAEANGSDVVTGHTASDRAENLLLQMSRGSDLAGLGSLRPVRLLKKSAPKFIQLRRPMLGFTRTATAAICSDLNLPVWNDPSNCSTALPRNKIRMEVLPILEELYPGCSERLAGLAERISQVQDTQQILGTLALATLKRNNGLDRKALGDLPHPTRRQLLAQWLQTQNVPCLTAHTLEQLSLRLASGAAGGQADLPKGWKLSWQGLDLRLQPPLVKH